One window from the genome of Natronomonas pharaonis DSM 2160 encodes:
- a CDS encoding Rpp14/Pop5 family protein translates to MKHLPKHLRPRWRYLAVGLESWPDADIDRRAFQRELWFAAQNLIGDAGSAALDGSVLHFRFEDGDGEAVIRARRGEVDALRAVLATLSTVDGHPLGVVVRGVSGTVRACEEKYIRGPQEGTEERTVAFAGADRPAVVRNDRVTVELSGGPVGATALDIRDN, encoded by the coding sequence GTGAAGCACCTTCCGAAGCATCTCCGGCCGCGCTGGCGGTATCTCGCGGTCGGGCTGGAGTCGTGGCCCGACGCCGACATCGACCGTCGGGCCTTCCAGCGCGAGCTGTGGTTTGCCGCCCAGAACCTCATCGGTGATGCGGGAAGTGCCGCACTCGACGGCAGCGTCCTCCATTTCAGATTCGAGGACGGCGACGGCGAGGCGGTCATTCGAGCACGCCGCGGTGAAGTCGACGCGCTTCGGGCGGTGCTGGCGACGCTGTCGACAGTCGACGGCCACCCGCTGGGCGTCGTCGTCCGCGGCGTAAGCGGTACCGTCCGAGCCTGTGAGGAAAAGTATATACGCGGCCCGCAGGAAGGAACTGAAGAGAGAACCGTCGCGTTTGCGGGTGCCGACCGCCCCGCCGTCGTCCGGAACGACCGGGTTACGGTGGAGCTCTCCGGTGGCCCCGTAGGCGCGACAGCACTCGATATCCGCGACAACTAA
- a CDS encoding acylphosphatase codes for MSDRIRAHVYVSGRVQGVYYRANTRDTARERDIDGWVRNLDDGRVEAVFEGPREAVESMVGWCHTGSPKARVESVDAAYDDPEGVDGFEIRR; via the coding sequence ATGAGCGACCGCATCCGTGCACACGTCTACGTCTCCGGTCGGGTACAGGGCGTCTACTATCGGGCGAACACACGGGATACAGCCCGGGAGCGGGATATCGACGGGTGGGTCCGGAACCTAGATGACGGCCGCGTTGAGGCCGTCTTCGAGGGCCCCCGTGAGGCTGTCGAATCGATGGTCGGCTGGTGTCACACGGGCAGCCCGAAGGCGCGTGTCGAATCCGTCGATGCAGCGTACGACGACCCGGAGGGAGTCGACGGCTTCGAGATACGCCGCTAG
- a CDS encoding SIR2 family NAD-dependent protein deacylase has product MDQTLSAAANAVRDAETVAALTGAGVSTASGIPDFRSEDGLWNEYDPNDFHMSRFRADPAGFWRDRVELIADLFGDGVEPNAAHEALADLEAAGHLNTLITQNVDGLHQAAGSDDPIEIHGNGRRAACTGCNRRIDIDEAVQRVTAGEAPPTCERCGDVLKPDVVLFGEQLPKHDLMRAQSAAREADVFLAVGSSLTVEPAASLPRHTVDNGGQLVVVNLDRTEQSKRADFDLRADVTEALPRLTETVLEE; this is encoded by the coding sequence ATGGACCAGACGCTCTCGGCGGCAGCAAACGCGGTCCGGGACGCCGAGACCGTCGCCGCGCTCACCGGTGCGGGCGTGTCGACGGCCTCCGGCATCCCTGATTTCCGCTCGGAGGACGGCCTCTGGAACGAATACGACCCCAACGACTTCCATATGAGCCGCTTTCGGGCCGACCCGGCGGGCTTTTGGCGCGACCGGGTCGAGCTGATAGCGGACCTTTTCGGCGACGGGGTCGAGCCAAACGCTGCTCACGAGGCCTTAGCAGACCTTGAGGCGGCCGGACATCTCAATACACTCATCACGCAGAACGTCGACGGCCTCCACCAGGCCGCCGGCAGCGACGACCCAATCGAGATTCACGGCAACGGTCGGCGTGCAGCCTGCACCGGCTGCAACCGTCGCATCGACATCGATGAGGCGGTACAGCGGGTTACGGCTGGAGAGGCCCCACCGACGTGTGAGCGCTGTGGCGACGTACTCAAGCCCGATGTCGTCCTCTTTGGCGAACAGCTGCCGAAACACGACCTCATGCGGGCCCAGTCGGCGGCTCGGGAAGCCGATGTCTTTCTCGCTGTCGGGTCGTCGCTAACCGTCGAGCCTGCAGCCTCTCTCCCGCGGCACACCGTCGACAACGGCGGCCAACTCGTCGTTGTCAACCTCGACCGGACAGAGCAGTCGAAGCGGGCCGACTTTGACCTGCGGGCGGACGTGACTGAGGCGCTGCCGCGGCTGACCGAGACAGTTCTCGAAGAGTGA
- the psmA gene encoding archaeal proteasome endopeptidase complex subunit alpha — MQGQSQQQAYDRGITIFSPDGRLYQVEYAREAVKRGTASIGIRTEDGVVLVVDKRIRSPLMERTSVEKIHKADDHIGIASAGHVADARQLIDFARRQAQVNQLRYDEPIGVETLTKAVTDHIQQYTQVGGARPFGVALIIGGIEDGEPRLYETDPSGTPYEWQALAVGADRGDIQEYLEEHYSESLDTEAGIGLALEALASVNDDSLTPEGIGLATVTVDDDDGFSQLSDEEIEAHLEERDLLEAEDDADEDDEE; from the coding sequence ATGCAGGGACAATCCCAACAGCAGGCCTACGACCGGGGAATCACCATCTTCTCTCCGGACGGTCGCCTGTATCAGGTCGAGTACGCGCGCGAAGCTGTCAAACGAGGCACGGCGTCTATCGGTATCCGCACCGAGGACGGGGTCGTGCTGGTGGTGGACAAGCGAATCCGCTCGCCGCTGATGGAACGCACCAGCGTCGAGAAGATCCACAAGGCCGACGACCACATCGGCATCGCCAGCGCCGGCCACGTCGCCGACGCCCGACAGCTCATTGACTTCGCGCGCCGGCAGGCACAGGTCAACCAGCTACGCTACGACGAGCCTATCGGCGTCGAGACGCTGACGAAGGCCGTCACCGACCACATCCAGCAGTACACGCAGGTCGGCGGCGCACGGCCGTTCGGTGTCGCACTCATCATCGGCGGCATCGAGGACGGCGAGCCGCGTCTCTACGAGACGGACCCCTCGGGAACGCCGTACGAGTGGCAGGCGCTCGCTGTCGGCGCCGACCGCGGCGACATCCAGGAGTACCTCGAAGAACACTACAGCGAATCCCTCGACACCGAGGCGGGCATCGGCCTCGCGCTGGAAGCGCTGGCCTCTGTCAACGACGATTCGCTAACGCCGGAAGGCATCGGCCTCGCAACCGTGACAGTCGATGATGACGACGGCTTCAGCCAACTCTCCGACGAGGAGATCGAAGCCCACCTCGAAGAACGCGACCTCCTCGAAGCCGAAGACGACGCCGACGAAGACGACGAGGAGTAA
- a CDS encoding cupin domain-containing protein, with translation MDYEVVDLDDVPTTDLSEIDEVPPDLDIKPVGEQLGLSELRATVWYFEPGDEIQYHAHHEQEEVYFVLDGEFSLKLGRSGETEYVEVDSGTFWVAKPEVGHGHRYIGDDEGVVLSLGAPPVADPGVDPHGLD, from the coding sequence ATGGATTACGAGGTAGTCGACCTCGACGACGTGCCGACGACGGACCTCTCGGAAATCGACGAGGTGCCGCCGGACCTGGATATCAAACCCGTCGGCGAACAGCTCGGGCTCTCGGAGCTCCGAGCGACGGTCTGGTATTTCGAGCCGGGCGACGAGATTCAGTACCACGCCCACCACGAGCAAGAGGAGGTCTACTTCGTACTCGACGGGGAGTTTTCGCTGAAACTCGGTCGCTCCGGCGAGACAGAGTACGTCGAGGTCGATTCGGGGACGTTCTGGGTCGCCAAGCCCGAGGTCGGCCATGGCCACCGATACATCGGTGACGACGAGGGTGTCGTGCTGTCACTTGGCGCGCCGCCGGTTGCGGACCCCGGCGTCGACCCCCACGGACTGGACTAG
- the moaC gene encoding cyclic pyranopterin monophosphate synthase MoaC — protein MSDDSELTHVTDDGDAQMVDVGEKPDTARRAVARGEITLQPSTVAAIETNDVEKGDVLAVARVGAIQAVKHTWETVPMCHQIPITNVDTEFSTSETAVELTVAVETTGKTGCEMEALEGVTTGLNVVWDMVKAAEKDADGQYPDTGIDSVEVIEKEKRAL, from the coding sequence ATGAGCGACGATTCCGAACTCACACACGTCACCGACGACGGCGACGCCCAGATGGTCGACGTTGGCGAGAAGCCGGACACCGCCCGACGGGCGGTCGCCCGGGGCGAGATTACGCTCCAGCCGTCGACCGTTGCGGCAATCGAAACAAACGACGTCGAGAAAGGCGACGTCCTCGCGGTCGCCCGGGTCGGCGCGATTCAGGCCGTCAAACACACCTGGGAGACGGTTCCGATGTGTCACCAGATTCCGATTACGAACGTCGACACCGAGTTCTCGACATCGGAGACGGCCGTCGAACTCACTGTCGCCGTCGAGACAACCGGGAAGACCGGCTGTGAGATGGAGGCGCTGGAGGGCGTCACAACCGGGTTGAACGTCGTTTGGGATATGGTCAAAGCCGCCGAAAAGGACGCTGACGGACAGTATCCTGATACGGGAATCGACAGCGTCGAAGTCATCGAAAAAGAAAAGCGAGCGCTGTAA
- a CDS encoding ribosome assembly factor SBDS gives MISLDEAVTARLESHGERFEVLVDPDAALSIKRGEFDGDLEDVIAAEDVFEDASSGDRPPESALEEVFETTDPLEIIPAVIKRGEIQITAEQRRKMQEQKHNQLVNKIARNAVNPQMDDAPHPPERIERALEEAGFQVDPMEPVENQVDEALDDLRPVIPIRFDEVVMAVQVPADYAGSAQAQIRQFGELQSEEWQSDGSWVGVLKFPAGLQNEFYDLVNEHTSGEAETRTVKDEDEIGTR, from the coding sequence ATGATATCCCTCGACGAGGCAGTGACGGCTCGACTCGAATCCCACGGCGAGCGGTTCGAGGTGCTCGTCGACCCCGATGCGGCCCTGTCTATCAAGCGTGGGGAGTTCGACGGCGACCTCGAAGATGTCATCGCGGCCGAAGATGTCTTCGAGGACGCTTCCTCGGGCGACCGCCCGCCGGAGAGCGCTCTCGAAGAGGTTTTCGAGACCACGGACCCGCTGGAAATCATCCCGGCGGTCATCAAGCGCGGTGAGATTCAGATTACCGCCGAACAGCGCCGGAAGATGCAGGAGCAAAAGCACAACCAGCTCGTCAACAAAATCGCCCGCAACGCTGTCAACCCGCAGATGGACGACGCGCCGCACCCACCGGAGCGTATCGAGCGGGCGCTCGAAGAGGCTGGCTTCCAGGTCGACCCGATGGAACCTGTCGAAAACCAAGTCGACGAGGCGCTGGACGACCTGCGGCCGGTCATCCCCATCCGTTTCGACGAGGTTGTGATGGCCGTACAGGTGCCAGCCGACTACGCAGGCAGCGCACAGGCACAGATACGGCAGTTCGGCGAGCTCCAAAGCGAGGAGTGGCAATCCGACGGCTCGTGGGTCGGCGTCCTGAAATTCCCGGCAGGGCTGCAAAACGAGTTCTACGACCTCGTCAACGAGCACACGAGCGGCGAGGCCGAAACCCGGACAGTCAAAGACGAAGACGAAATCGGCACCCGGTAG
- a CDS encoding bifunctional ADP-dependent NAD(P)H-hydrate dehydratase/NAD(P)H-hydrate epimerase encodes MISSEEMAVVDANAEALGVPRKQLMESSGNAVARVVESVADPDASVAMVCGRGNNGGDAFVAARFLSDYDVTVSLLGRAETIRTDIARENWTALQQAAIDTTEITAPDDLSLDDADVVVDAMLGTGITGALREPEASAAEAINATDATVVAVDVPSGIDADTGERHGVAVAADHVVTFHDEKPGLEAIAVPVTVADIGIPDAAERFVERGDLLRLSRDPTAHKGDFGRVLVVGGGPYAGAPALSAQAALRAGADLAFVACPEAVAGEVQGYSENLIVEPLPGDRLAPPHVPDLLERAAAVDCVVFGPGLGDDEATLSAVEAFFEGFEGTAVVDADALQVVPDVETDAELLCTPHQGELRKMGSETAADPAERASLVSAFAADLGVTLLLKGAEDIITDGDRTRRNRTGNPGMTVGGTGDVLAGAAGALACVLDTQDAAAVAAYANGRAGDIVVEEQGYGLVATDLTAALPKALWPDD; translated from the coding sequence ATGATATCCAGCGAGGAAATGGCCGTCGTTGACGCCAACGCCGAGGCGCTCGGCGTGCCGCGGAAGCAGTTGATGGAGTCGTCCGGCAATGCCGTCGCCCGGGTTGTCGAGTCCGTCGCCGACCCCGATGCCTCGGTGGCGATGGTCTGCGGTCGCGGCAACAACGGTGGTGACGCCTTCGTTGCGGCACGATTTCTGTCCGACTACGACGTGACGGTCTCGCTGCTCGGCCGCGCGGAGACGATTCGAACCGACATCGCCCGCGAAAACTGGACCGCACTACAGCAGGCAGCCATCGACACGACCGAAATCACGGCCCCCGACGACCTGTCTCTCGACGACGCCGATGTCGTCGTCGACGCAATGCTCGGGACAGGTATCACGGGTGCGCTTCGGGAGCCGGAGGCAAGCGCCGCCGAGGCAATCAATGCGACAGACGCGACGGTCGTTGCCGTTGATGTCCCCTCCGGTATCGACGCCGACACGGGCGAACGCCACGGTGTCGCCGTTGCGGCGGACCACGTTGTTACGTTCCACGACGAGAAACCGGGACTCGAAGCGATTGCTGTGCCGGTGACAGTCGCCGACATCGGCATCCCCGACGCCGCCGAACGGTTCGTCGAGCGTGGCGACCTGCTTCGGCTCTCCCGAGACCCGACCGCACACAAAGGCGACTTCGGTCGCGTCCTCGTTGTCGGCGGCGGCCCCTACGCTGGCGCGCCCGCGCTGTCGGCACAGGCGGCGCTCCGGGCTGGCGCGGACCTGGCCTTCGTTGCCTGCCCCGAAGCGGTCGCAGGCGAGGTACAGGGCTACAGCGAGAACCTCATCGTCGAACCGCTGCCGGGCGACCGGCTCGCGCCGCCGCACGTCCCTGACCTGCTGGAACGGGCCGCCGCTGTCGACTGCGTCGTCTTCGGGCCGGGGCTCGGCGACGACGAAGCGACGCTTTCGGCGGTCGAGGCGTTCTTCGAGGGCTTCGAGGGCACCGCGGTCGTCGACGCCGACGCGCTACAGGTCGTTCCGGATGTCGAGACCGACGCCGAACTGCTCTGTACTCCCCATCAGGGGGAGCTACGGAAAATGGGGAGCGAGACGGCCGCAGACCCGGCGGAGCGAGCCTCCCTCGTTTCGGCGTTCGCCGCTGACCTCGGTGTCACGCTTCTCCTCAAGGGGGCAGAAGACATCATCACAGACGGCGACCGGACGCGCCGGAACCGGACCGGCAATCCCGGGATGACCGTCGGCGGAACCGGCGATGTGCTTGCGGGCGCGGCGGGGGCGCTGGCGTGCGTGCTCGACACGCAGGATGCGGCCGCTGTCGCCGCCTATGCGAACGGCCGCGCCGGCGATATCGTCGTCGAAGAGCAGGGATACGGGCTGGTGGCTACGGACCTGACTGCGGCGCTGCCGAAGGCGCTGTGGCCGGACGACTGA
- a CDS encoding glutaredoxin family protein, protein MTLTLYRLEGCPYCEFVVDTLEDLPLDFESVWVEGLHSKRNEVHEITGQRQVPALVDDAHGVSMSQSARIIEYLETTYGDATSPDEVELDF, encoded by the coding sequence ATGACGCTCACGCTCTATCGGCTCGAAGGCTGTCCGTACTGTGAATTCGTCGTCGACACGCTGGAAGACCTTCCCCTCGATTTCGAGAGCGTCTGGGTGGAGGGGCTTCACTCGAAGCGCAACGAAGTCCACGAAATCACCGGCCAGCGGCAGGTGCCGGCGCTCGTCGACGATGCTCACGGGGTCTCGATGAGCCAATCGGCCCGCATCATCGAGTATTTAGAGACGACCTACGGCGACGCCACCTCACCCGACGAGGTCGAACTCGACTTCTAG
- a CDS encoding cold-shock protein — protein MATGTVDFFNDTGGYGFIETEDADEDVFFHMEDVGGEDLTEGTDLEFDIDEAPKGPRATNVVRV, from the coding sequence ATGGCAACCGGAACGGTTGATTTCTTCAACGACACTGGCGGTTACGGATTTATCGAGACTGAGGACGCTGACGAGGACGTTTTCTTCCACATGGAGGACGTTGGCGGCGAGGACCTGACTGAAGGTACCGACCTCGAATTCGACATCGACGAGGCCCCCAAGGGCCCGCGCGCGACCAACGTCGTTCGCGTCTAA
- a CDS encoding DNA-3-methyladenine glycosylase family protein yields the protein MDTGSRPIAAFDGGLDLQTTLESGQSYLWRREDGRMYDDAPAEGAWYYTVLPATATETNEPEVLRVRSVGDRLEWAASTPNAYERLEALLRLDDDLDAIFEATPDDPLVTSAYDAHRGLRLVCDPPFGTLISFICSAQMRVSRIHDMQAALADAYGETVVFDGTEYTAFPTPSALAAASEDALRDLSLGYRAPYVQRTAEMVANGDAHPTDAVGLAYEAARESLTRFVGVGEKVADCVLLFSLGYLEAVPLDTWIRTAIEDHYPDCARGNYADTSRAIRRQFGNEYAGYTQTYVFHHLRTGD from the coding sequence ATGGACACCGGGAGCCGCCCGATAGCGGCCTTCGACGGCGGACTGGACCTGCAGACGACCCTCGAAAGCGGCCAGTCGTACCTGTGGCGGCGCGAAGACGGACGGATGTACGACGACGCGCCTGCAGAGGGGGCGTGGTATTACACCGTGCTACCGGCGACGGCGACCGAGACAAACGAGCCCGAAGTGCTACGTGTCCGCTCGGTCGGCGACCGATTAGAGTGGGCCGCTTCAACGCCGAACGCCTACGAGCGGCTCGAAGCGTTACTGCGGCTCGACGATGACCTCGATGCCATTTTCGAGGCGACACCGGATGACCCACTTGTCACTAGCGCCTACGACGCCCACCGTGGGCTACGGCTCGTCTGCGACCCGCCGTTCGGGACGCTCATCTCATTCATCTGTTCGGCCCAGATGCGCGTCTCCCGGATACACGATATGCAGGCCGCCCTCGCCGACGCCTACGGCGAGACGGTTGTTTTTGACGGCACCGAGTACACTGCTTTCCCGACGCCGTCCGCGCTGGCCGCAGCAAGCGAAGACGCCCTCCGGGACCTCTCGCTTGGCTACCGCGCGCCGTACGTCCAGCGCACCGCCGAGATGGTCGCCAACGGCGACGCACATCCGACAGACGCCGTGGGACTTGCGTACGAGGCCGCTCGGGAGTCGCTGACCCGGTTTGTCGGCGTCGGCGAGAAAGTCGCCGACTGCGTGCTGCTGTTCTCGCTCGGCTATCTCGAAGCGGTCCCGCTGGATACGTGGATTCGGACGGCCATCGAAGACCACTACCCCGACTGCGCACGCGGCAACTACGCCGACACCTCACGAGCGATTCGCCGACAGTTCGGCAACGAGTATGCGGGGTATACACAGACCTACGTCTTCCACCACCTCCGAACCGGCGACTAG
- the hflX gene encoding GTPase HflX, which translates to MTGTNGTAVVAKRVDDGHPDTAEIRDLAAAAGYTVAGEVTQTRTEDPALCLGEGKVAELADLVADTGATTVVFDNRLGPYQTYNLGNNLPKGTEVVDRFKLILDIFGQRAQTKKAQLQVELAELRYELPRAEAKASLAKRDERPGFMGLGEYDESREQDIKAQISRIRDELERIEQTEEHRREQRRESGFDLVALAGYTNAGKSTLLRRLAADVDIDENEGLHPDLDATAESEDRLFTTLGTTTRRADFDRRDVLVTDTVGFISDLPHWLVESFKSTLSEVYRADLVLLVVDVSDPVEEIREKLVTCHDTLYERNEAPIVTVLNKIDRVDDEELERKREALSALAPEPIVVSAKTGENVDSLRERIDEELPDWRRERLVVPMTDDTMSFVSWVHDHGHVDSVDYGDEVIIDFEARPAIIEQARARASELPAAAAE; encoded by the coding sequence GTGACAGGGACAAACGGCACGGCGGTCGTCGCAAAGCGAGTCGACGACGGCCATCCGGACACGGCGGAGATTCGTGACCTCGCAGCAGCCGCCGGCTACACGGTCGCCGGCGAGGTGACACAGACGCGCACCGAAGACCCCGCGCTGTGTCTTGGCGAGGGAAAGGTCGCCGAGCTGGCCGACCTCGTCGCCGACACCGGGGCGACCACGGTTGTTTTCGACAACCGTCTCGGCCCCTACCAAACCTACAACCTCGGGAATAACCTCCCGAAGGGCACCGAAGTCGTCGACCGGTTCAAGCTCATCCTCGATATCTTCGGCCAGCGGGCACAGACGAAGAAGGCCCAACTACAGGTCGAACTCGCCGAGCTGCGGTACGAGCTGCCGCGCGCGGAGGCGAAGGCGTCGCTCGCAAAGCGCGACGAGCGGCCGGGCTTTATGGGGCTTGGCGAGTACGACGAGTCCCGCGAACAGGACATCAAAGCCCAAATAAGCCGGATTCGAGACGAGCTCGAACGCATCGAGCAGACGGAGGAACACCGACGCGAGCAGCGGCGGGAATCCGGGTTCGACCTCGTCGCCTTGGCCGGCTACACCAACGCCGGGAAATCGACGTTGTTGCGCCGGCTTGCGGCCGACGTCGACATCGACGAAAACGAGGGACTCCATCCCGACCTTGATGCGACCGCCGAGTCCGAAGACCGCCTTTTTACCACCCTCGGAACGACGACCCGGCGAGCCGACTTCGACCGCCGCGACGTGCTCGTCACCGACACGGTCGGGTTCATCTCCGACCTGCCCCACTGGCTTGTCGAGTCGTTCAAATCGACGCTCTCGGAAGTCTACCGGGCCGACCTCGTATTGCTGGTCGTTGACGTCTCCGACCCGGTCGAGGAGATACGGGAAAAGCTCGTCACCTGCCACGACACGCTGTATGAACGCAACGAAGCACCCATCGTGACGGTGCTGAATAAAATCGACCGCGTCGACGACGAGGAACTCGAACGCAAGCGCGAGGCGCTGTCGGCGCTGGCACCAGAGCCCATCGTCGTCAGCGCAAAGACCGGCGAGAACGTCGACAGCCTCCGGGAGCGCATCGACGAGGAGCTCCCCGACTGGCGGCGTGAACGCCTCGTCGTGCCAATGACCGACGACACGATGAGTTTCGTCTCGTGGGTCCACGACCACGGCCACGTCGACTCGGTTGATTACGGCGACGAGGTTATCATCGACTTCGAAGCGCGGCCGGCCATCATCGAACAGGCCCGCGCCCGTGCCAGCGAACTGCCTGCCGCTGCGGCCGAATAG
- a CDS encoding sensor histidine kinase encodes MSRDPRRLETLFEHAPDMMNLHDAEGTILDVNERFCAVLGREREDVLGKKIWEIDTEIEPDGIQQKLGRIEPGERIAVETRFERDDGTTFPVELNVRCVDVDDERLFVVISRDISERKRREQRLQRQNERLEAFASTVSHDLRNPLATAHGYLDLARESGDPEDFDRIDQSLTRMERIIDDVLWLAREGQEIGSTSDVELATAVADAWTVVGGAGGDARIEIEDGLGTVTADSDRLRQLIENLLGNAVDHGGEVVRVEPTADGFAIEDDGPGIPESERERVFERGHTLSEDGSGLGLAIVDEIAEAHGWSVEITDGDLGGARFEVTTDG; translated from the coding sequence ATGTCACGAGACCCCCGGCGGCTCGAGACGCTGTTCGAGCACGCGCCCGACATGATGAATCTCCACGACGCCGAGGGCACGATACTCGACGTGAACGAGCGCTTTTGTGCGGTGCTCGGCCGGGAGCGGGAGGACGTTCTCGGGAAAAAAATCTGGGAAATCGACACCGAAATCGAGCCTGACGGAATTCAACAAAAGCTCGGTCGTATCGAGCCGGGGGAACGAATCGCCGTCGAGACGCGCTTCGAGCGGGACGACGGGACCACGTTCCCGGTCGAACTCAACGTCCGGTGTGTTGATGTCGACGACGAGCGCCTGTTCGTCGTCATCTCACGAGACATCTCCGAACGAAAGCGACGAGAACAGCGGCTCCAACGACAAAACGAACGGCTCGAAGCGTTCGCGAGCACGGTGAGCCACGACCTCCGAAACCCGCTTGCGACCGCCCACGGATATCTCGACCTCGCCCGCGAGAGCGGCGACCCCGAGGATTTCGACCGCATCGACCAGAGCCTCACCCGGATGGAGCGCATCATCGACGACGTGCTCTGGCTGGCCCGCGAAGGACAGGAAATCGGCTCGACAAGCGATGTCGAGTTGGCGACGGCAGTTGCGGACGCGTGGACAGTGGTCGGCGGTGCCGGAGGGGATGCCCGCATTGAGATTGAAGACGGGCTCGGCACCGTCACCGCCGACAGTGACCGCCTCCGACAGCTCATTGAGAATCTCCTCGGCAACGCCGTCGACCACGGTGGCGAGGTGGTCCGCGTCGAACCGACAGCCGACGGCTTTGCCATCGAGGACGATGGCCCCGGAATCCCCGAAAGCGAGCGAGAACGGGTTTTCGAGCGGGGGCATACGCTTTCGGAGGACGGCTCGGGGCTCGGCCTCGCAATCGTCGACGAAATCGCCGAGGCACACGGTTGGTCGGTCGAGATAACCGACGGCGACCTCGGCGGCGCGCGGTTCGAGGTCACCACCGACGGCTAG
- a CDS encoding FAD-binding oxidoreductase, with the protein MPHDCSFLDGLALEGDVSFNEGERENHAADWVAEEAGFGVTPDAVVWPASTADVSAVLAAANEHGVPVTPYAAGTSLEGNAVPLFRGISMDMTKLDSVLAVRPDDFQIDVEPGVMGSAVDAAAADHGLFFPPMPSSGNLSTIGGMIANDASGQKTVRYGEVADWILELEVVLADGTVIETGSKAVKTSSGYNLKDLIIGSEGTLGVVTRATLELEGRPEQIQGGRAVFASVDAAAEAVSDVVQSGVDVAKLELLDPLAAEMANEYFDTGLPEGAMIFFEFHANHGIDEEVAFFRTVLEAHDVTEFEIADEDRMDELWRARDELAFAIQQYDPELSPRHPGDVTVPLSDYPEMVRYIRDLGEEYDVLLPCFGHAGDGNIHYTVLVDQDDGAMVETAEEIYDAIVERALEHGGTATGEHGIGMGKRRFLEAEHGEGGVAAMRAVKAALDPTDILNPGKIFPETEPEGGRVNLPGR; encoded by the coding sequence ATGCCACACGACTGCTCGTTTCTTGACGGGCTGGCCCTTGAGGGGGATGTCTCGTTCAACGAGGGGGAGCGCGAGAACCACGCTGCCGACTGGGTCGCCGAGGAAGCCGGCTTCGGCGTCACGCCCGACGCGGTTGTCTGGCCGGCCTCGACGGCGGATGTCTCGGCGGTCTTGGCGGCGGCAAACGAACACGGTGTTCCGGTCACACCATACGCCGCCGGCACGTCGCTGGAAGGCAACGCTGTCCCGCTGTTCCGCGGCATCAGTATGGATATGACAAAGCTCGATTCGGTGCTGGCGGTTCGCCCCGATGATTTTCAGATTGATGTCGAACCGGGAGTGATGGGGTCGGCCGTCGATGCAGCGGCCGCCGACCACGGTCTGTTTTTCCCGCCGATGCCGTCGTCGGGCAATCTCTCAACCATCGGTGGGATGATAGCAAACGACGCCTCGGGCCAAAAGACCGTCAGATACGGCGAAGTCGCTGACTGGATACTAGAACTGGAGGTCGTTCTCGCCGACGGGACGGTCATCGAGACGGGGAGCAAGGCGGTCAAGACCTCTTCCGGCTACAATCTCAAGGACCTCATCATCGGCAGCGAAGGGACACTCGGCGTCGTCACGCGGGCGACCCTCGAACTTGAGGGCCGCCCGGAGCAGATACAGGGCGGCCGTGCGGTCTTTGCGTCGGTTGACGCCGCCGCGGAGGCCGTCTCCGATGTCGTCCAGTCCGGCGTCGATGTGGCGAAGCTGGAGTTGCTTGACCCGCTGGCCGCGGAGATGGCAAACGAGTACTTCGATACGGGGCTGCCCGAGGGAGCGATGATATTCTTCGAGTTCCACGCCAACCACGGCATCGACGAGGAGGTGGCCTTCTTCCGGACGGTGTTGGAGGCCCACGACGTAACGGAGTTCGAAATCGCCGACGAGGACCGAATGGACGAACTGTGGCGTGCTCGCGACGAACTCGCCTTCGCAATCCAGCAGTACGACCCGGAGCTTTCGCCGCGGCACCCGGGTGACGTGACGGTCCCGCTCAGCGACTACCCGGAGATGGTCCGATACATCCGCGACCTCGGCGAGGAATACGATGTCTTGCTGCCCTGCTTTGGCCACGCTGGCGACGGCAACATCCATTACACCGTGCTCGTCGACCAGGATGACGGGGCGATGGTCGAGACAGCCGAAGAAATCTACGACGCCATCGTCGAGCGGGCGCTCGAACACGGCGGGACGGCGACCGGCGAACACGGCATCGGTATGGGCAAGCGCCGATTCCTAGAGGCCGAGCACGGCGAGGGCGGCGTTGCGGCCATGCGGGCGGTGAAGGCTGCCCTCGACCCGACGGACATCCTCAATCCCGGAAAGATATTCCCCGAGACCGAACCCGAGGGCGGCCGCGTCAACCTGCCCGGTCGGTAA